Proteins co-encoded in one Podospora pseudoanserina strain CBS 124.78 chromosome 7 map unlocalized CBS124.78p_7, whole genome shotgun sequence genomic window:
- a CDS encoding uncharacterized protein (COG:L; EggNog:ENOG503NVK3) — translation MPPAKRVKSSANSGSNAASGRPTVEDLEGQSEFATLARQHWLPRKPAEVKVNNDVLKREIWDTLEKENFPLKSLLVLEGLQALESYLWPGYGEDSSNFHVLLIILIVNAKRRERLDTWDIFSDRPADFSDLFRRALSLTVDSSLSWAIKTHVLLFIIHAFSSLDCTIVRKECAPLVSISIWHNISTDDKRDAILDSNTQWRKAWRASAKRYDAADDATKARLRFERSWLYTSVLNFLNLLHTDNAKPDQVLYCERFVEFLTDLQSQLPTRRYVNTLLQDLHVLPALVLSPVYNDEANGLLRDLCRLFSHYTYFTIDEQTGAQLSKTEAYDRHCGDLAKLQRTALKHFKDKLTVLALSNYGAIDKKSELEGLLTVLADDEIESLCKLLGLRTAYPDSVQVPIGRRFLLEVLLSQFERRKTFQEVASELSLLPTEESLFEVGLGRTEHYDGSHPLALPKLNLQYLSVGDFLWRSMILYRCEAFYAIRQDIESVLSRLKPEAKRSGETVFSGFSKMALKITKPTILEAVPPLVGDDKPSTVRAEVTIDLRKLPQHVRREWESLRPDDVLFLLAVDASKPKLATNGGASVTEAEKLGLVAVRAAEVIQVLDDRGRAIRDAQAYFDGHNRSDIRRLQLRLDAKAFKDDTEGKQDVYEGINLLVRRSGRENNFKPVLESIQDLTLSDVPLAPWLHEVFLGYGDPAGANYKQLANRLRKVNFRDTFLDWQHLVESLPGKIVEPDDDVSGSFGPPYVLETVEKPAEEAPSKPSKKRRRDAEPALIAEIETLKVSTYKPPNNGPYPVDAPKLNSVRFTPTQIEAIISGTQPGLTVIVGPPGTGKTDVATQIINNIYHNFPEQKTLLIAHSNQALNQLFAKIVALDIDERHLLRLGHGEEELETEGSFSKHGRVESFLENRQRFLYEVNRLAASIGAPGAHGSSAETAGYFNSVYIEPAWAKFNEIIKVEDATPEDIVTVFPFHGYFADAPQPLFPPGAARETVLEIANGCYRHISKIFSELADVLPFEILRRDKDKANYLLTNEARIVAMTSTHAAMKRGEIAALGFQYDNVIMEEAAQITEIGNFIPLALQKPKDGQLALQRVVLCGDHYQNSPVIQGLAFRHYANLEQSLFSRLVRLGVPTINLDQQGRARPSISSLYKWRYPQLGDLPHTRTEKEFTTANAGFKYDYQFINVPDYKGKGETEPTPHFIQNLGEAEYAVAIYQYMRLLGYPASKISILATYAGQKALIRDVLAHRCAKNPIFGLPRIVTTVDKYQGEQNDYIILSLTRTSRVGYLRDIRRLTVALSRARLGLYILGRREVFEACYELRDAFELLLKRPDQLTLVTGELWPSERPLVVEQQEGGYGSADNTAVATAVLGEAAMQGVEHLGQYVYEMTKTKVEELKLLPQAAVPSVDVEIRDVLEDTGLEDEGAAGAGGEEEEEEEGRKVEGFEAEED, via the exons ATGCCTCCCGCCAAAAGAGTCAAGAGCAGCGCCAATTCCGGATCGAACGCTGCGTCGGGTCGCCCAACAGTCGAGGACCTGGAGGGCCAGAGCGAGTTTGCGACACTTGCACGGCAGCACTGGCTGCCAAGGAAACCAGCggaggtcaaggtcaacaatGATGTCTTGAAGAGAGAGATCTGGGACActctggagaaggagaactTCCCCCTCAAATCACTTTTGGTCCTTGAGGGCTTGCAGGCATTGGAGAG CTACTTGTGGCCTGGGTATGGCGAGGACTCGTCCAACTTTCATGTTCTTCTCATTATCTTGATAGTGAACGCGAAGCGGAGGGAAAGGCTAGACACTTGGG ACATATTTAGTGATCGCCCCGCTGACTTCTCCGACCTCTTTCGACGTGCGCTATCCCTGACCGTGGACAGCTCTCTTTCATGGGCCATCAAGACCCATGTGCTTCTTTTCATCATTCATGCTTTTTCGAGTCTCGACTGTACCATTGTACGGAAAGAATGCGCGCCTCTAGTTTCCATCTCCATATGGCATAATATTTCCACAGACGACAAGCGGGATGCCATACTTGATTCCAACACACAATGGAGGAAGGCCTGGAGGGCATCTGCAAAGCGATATGACGCGGCTGATGATGCTACCAAAGCCCGTTTACGTTTTGAGCGGTCCTGGTTGTATACCTCTGTCCTCAACTTCCTGAACCTCCTTCATACCGACAACGCCAAGCCAGACCAAGTTTTGTATTGCGAGCGTTTCGTCGAGTTCCTGACCGATCTGCAAAGTCAACTTCCAACCAGGCGCTACGTCAACACACTCTTGCAGGATCTTCACGTCTTGCCAGCTCTGGTTCTCTCACCAGTCTATAACGATGAGGCCAACGGCTTGCTACGAGATCTGTGCAGGTTATTTTCACACTACACATATTTCACAATCGATGAGCAGACGGGTGCTCAGCTCAGCAAAACGGAGGCATATGACAGACATTGTGGTGATCTTGCAAAGCTTCAGCGAACTGCGCTCAAACATTTCAAGGATAAGCTGACGGTGTTGGCCCTGTCCAACTACGGCGCCATCGACAAGAAGAGCGAGCTCGAGGGCCTGCTTACGGTATTGGCCGATGACGAGATTGAGTCGCTTTGCAAGCTCCTAGGTTTGCGCACTGCGTACCCAGACTCTGTCCAGGTACCCATAGGGAGAAGGTTCCTCCTAGAAGTCTTGCTGTCGCAGTTCGAGCGGAGAAAGACTTTCCAGGAAGTGGCAAGTGAGTTGAGCCTCTTACCAACCGAAGAGTCCCTCTTTGAGGTCGGCCTCGGGAGGACTGAGCATTACGATGGGTCTCATCCCCTTGCGCTCCCAAAACTGAATCTGCAATATCTTTCCGTGGGCGATTTCTTGTGGCGATCAATGATTTTGTATCGGTGCGAGGCCTTCTATGCGATCCGTCAGGATATTGAAAGTGTTCTTTCCAGGCTAAAACCGGAAGCGAAACGCTCAGGCGAGACGGTGTTCTCAGGTTTCTCCAAGATGGCCTTGAAGATCACCAAGCCTACTATTCTGGAAGCTGTGCCTCCTTTGGTTGGCGATGATAAACCATCAACCGTGCGAGCAGAGGTTACAATTGACCTGAGAAAGCTTCCACAACATGTCCGGCGTGAGTGGGAATCGCTGCGCCCTGATGATGTGCTGTTCCTTCTGGCGGTGGACGCTTCAAAACCTAAGCTCGCCACGAACGGCGGGGCATCAGTTACGGAGGCAGAAAAGCTTGGGTTGGTGGCTGTCCGCGCGGCTGAGGTCATCCAGGTGCTTGATGACAGAGGGCGGGCAATCCGCGACGCTCAGGCGTACTTTGATGGTCACAATCGCAGCGACATCCGGAGACTTCAGCTTCGCCTTGACGCTAAGGCCTTCAAGGACGACACTGAGGGTAAGCAGGATGTGTACGAGGGGATCAACCTGCTTGTCCGAAGAAGCGGCCGAGAAAACAACTTCAAGCCAGTGCTTGAGTCTATTCAGGATCTCACACTGTCTGATGTCCCTCTTGCTCCTTGGTTGCACGAGGTATTCTTGGGCTATGGTGATCCGGCCGGTGCCAACTACAAACAGTTGGCAAACCGGCTGAGAAAAGTCAACTTCCGTGACACCTTCCTGGACTGGCAGCATCTTGTCGAAAGCTTGCCAGGCAAAATTGTCGAACCAGACGACGATGTCTCTGGAAGCTTTGGCCCGCCATATGTCCTCGAGACAGTTGAGAAGCCAGCGGAAGAGGCTCCATCAAAGCCTTCCAAGAAACGAAGACGGGATGCTGAGCCTGCCCTCATCGCGGAGATTGAGACCCTCAAAGTCTCGACATACAAACCACCAAATAATGGTCCCTATCCTGTTGATGCTCCAAAACTCAACAGTGTTCGCTTCACGCCTACTCAAATTGAGGCGATCATCTCGGGGACACAGCCAGGCCTGACAGTCATTGTTGGCCCTCCTGGTACTGGCAAGACAGACGTTGCCACGcagatcatcaacaacatctaCCACAACTTTCCAGAACAGAAGACGCTTCTCATAGCTCACAGCAATCAAGCTCTGAACCAGCTGTTTGCCAAGATCGTGGCTTTGGATATTGACGAACGTCATCTCCTTCGTCTGGGtcatggcgaggaagagctTGAGACCGAGGGCAGTTTCAGTAAGCACGGACGGGTAGAATCTTTCCTGGAGAACCGACAACGCTTCTTGTATGAAGTCAACCGTCTCGCCGCGAGCATTGGCGCACCAGGTGCACACGGAAGCTCTGCGGAAACGGCTGGTTATTTCAACTCCGTCTACATTGAACCTGCGTGGGCCAAGTTCAATGAGATTATCAAGGTTGAGGATGCTACCCCAGAAGATATCGTCACAGTGTTTCCATTCCATGGGTATTTTGCAGATGCCCCTCAGCCGCTGTTCCCGCCTGGGGCAGCTCGTGAGACTGTCCTAGAAATTGCCAATGGGTGCTATCGGCACATTTCCAAGATTTTCTCTGAACTCGCAGACGTTCTGCCTTTTGAGATTCTGCGCAGGGACAAAGACAAAGCCAACTATCTTCTTACCAACGAGGCACGGATCGTTGCCATGACTTCGACTCACGCTGCCATGAAGCGGGGCGAGATCGCGGCGCTTGGTTTCCAGTACGACAATGTCATCATGGAAGAGGCCGCTCAAATCACCGAGATTGGGAACTTCATCCCGCTTGCTCTGCAGAAGCCAAAAGATGGCCAACTGGCGCTTCAACGAGTTGTCCTGTGTGGTGACCACTATCAAAACTCACCTGTCATCCAGGGTCTCGCTTTTCGCCATTACGCGAACCTAGAGCAgtccctcttctcccgcttGGTGCGTCTCGGCGTCCCAACGATCAATCTTGACCAGCAAGGCCGCGCCCGCCCATCTATTTCGAGCTTGTACAAATGGCGGTATCCCCAGCTCGGTGACCTTCCGCATACCCGGACAGAGAAGGAgttcaccaccgccaacgccGGCTTCAAGTATGATTATCAGTTCATCAATGTCCCTGActacaagggcaagggcgaGACAGAGCCCACGCCGCATTTCATCCAGAATCTGGGCGAGGCCGAGTATGCGGTGGCCATCTACCAGTACATGCGTCTGCTAGGCTACCCAGCCTCCAAGATTAGCATACTGGCCACGTATGCCGGTCAGAAAGCGTTGATCAGGGATGTGTTGGCGCATCGGTGCGCCAAGAATCCCATCTTTGGTCTGCCGAGGATCGTGACGACGGTGGATAAGTATCAGGGAGAGCAGAATGATT ATATCATCCTCTCGTTGACCCGCACGTCCCGAGTTGGTTACCTGAGAGATATCCGCCGCCTGACGGTGGCTCTTTCTCGCGCGCGGTTGGGATTGTACATTCTCGGTCGCCGTGAGGTTTTCGAGGCGTGCTATGAACTGAGGGACGCTTTCGAGCTGCTTCTCAAACGGCCGGACCAGTTGACGCTGGTGACTGGGGAGTTGTGGCCTTCGGAGCGGCCGCTGGTTGTTGAACAGCAAGAGGGAGGATATGGCAGCGCAGACAACACCGCGGTCGCAACGGCGGTGCTGGGCGAGGCTGCTATGCAAGGGGTCGAGCACTTGGGACAGTATGTCTATGAGAtgaccaagaccaaggttgaggagctgAAGCTCTTGCCTCAGGCTGCTGTTCCTTCTGTTGATGTAGAGATAAGGGATGTACTAGAGGATACGGgtctggaggatgagggggcaGCTGGTGccggaggtgaggaggaggaggaggaggaggggaggaaagtGGAGGGTTTTGAGGCTGAAGAGGATTGA
- a CDS encoding uncharacterized protein (EggNog:ENOG503NY2A; COG:J): MTSTASQSNQTPATSNTAPVAAPSYASAAGANKKPTSTPLIATGSHPPVVAGSTVPPNGKSANVQPVNGRQNITPAMPVARGTTIANGSVADHTRKPSVTISANAPAGHLANGGPVGGPIPKFGFESPAIAHSTPQPAGATPIPIPGGANPRVASPAHSPSPIPQSHQSGGGLAQRAGAPAQGPVFGSFPGDADRHMKQHGAAMAQSPHVRRDSQASAHGEHGGPGHGRGNFQGGRGGRGSFSHGHNFNNNPNMGFPPNNRNFSGPNAGHAGRGMPAYRGGYPASPQPHRASPAGTPTMAHGTPVMQPNTMQPVPPNYYPPAMNMYQQPMSAPYMDPYRAPPFQPYMGQGNPYLPPAGGFNPGQPNFVPQAPYQPPSGAPPMSRNASQISDRPASSTGPAPAPPSTQGTPQPRAAAAPAIVSSTFARPKKGGIVIKDPNGNVLDINSIKAPPSPAPPVTQQSKTPPVIASTPTPPPKSATPSHVRNESASSKTIEQVRNEFKNKVMGSTITPAESKAKDDEAAAKAAADKAAAEQAAAEAEAKAAAEKKAAEEQKAAEEQKAAEEKKAAAEKAAEEERLAAEKKAAEEAEEKKKAEAEAKAQAEAEAGAAKKPATEEEKKETEEEYMERMIREMEEEDAKREAEQAAITAKKEAEKAAQKALEEAKKAAENSPEALRAKEREMEILEERREQERAKGDSSSVAELLSKDLKELAISEKPAAAAPPAIKTGADKPKGKPAALNLAPLKTAQVEAPQPSAALQSLRSARFLPGVKLDIYPEGVRSPNPALNAAVSKKGKVFKYDAAFLLQFKQVFTEQPSMEFHQQVKTLIGDSDRSASARTPGGGSGRQGSRAGASSAFPSGGAMGQFGAKPLPPGTTSEQRFAMSQGSLGGRPPMGTMGGFGRGGFPTSMSRNPSAAGGLPSPRTGSRRGGSKREGNFNNAKAEAQAAKTMPLTAGMELKPIQVSATGWKPTSINKPQDPTAVAQNGHMDPEMVQRKVKAALNKMTPEKFDKIADQILTIAAQSKNEQDGRTLRQVIQLTFEKATDEAHWASMYAKFCKRMLESMSPEIRDETVTDKQGNVISGGPLFRKYLLNRCQTEFERGWKSNLPPPPEVKEGDEKKTAEAAMLSDEYYIAAAAKRRGLGLVQFIGELFKLGMLTERIMHECVRKLLEYQDLPDEAEIESLTKLLRTIGGTLDSTEKGRPMMDAYFQRIDSMMNLPTLPSRLKFMLMDIVDLRRSGWHSKEQNKGPKTLEEVRAEAEAAAAQKAAENARTNQRGAPGGRPMGGRQDSRNFSYANAAPNTVASDDLRRLKGSSNRSSSQNMASFGPTSMFNSRSNSGRRMGGPGGAFGRTGEDSGVSSRTGTPPVSQRDSVGHANAFALLAEADHPGSPPSAHASPALPKASLDSTVTSDKKE; the protein is encoded by the exons ATGACTTCTACTGCGAGTCAATCCAACCAAACGCCGGCTACTTCCAACACCGCTCCCGTAGCTGCCCCGTCGTATGCTTCCGCAGCCGGTGCGAACAAGAAGCCGACCTCAACCCCGTTGATTGCGACGGGTTCTCACCCGCCCGTGGTGGCTGGCTCGACTGTCCCTCCTAATGGAAAGTCCGCAAATGTCCAGCCGGTGAACGGCAGACAGAACATTACCCCCGCCATGCCTGTCGCTCGCGGAACCACCATTGCCAACGGCAGTGTTGCTGATCACACCCGGAAGCCCTCTGTCACCATCAGTGCCAACGCCCCGGCCGGCCATCTTGCCAACGGTGGTCCCGTCGGTGGCCCGATCCCCAAGTTCGGCTTTGAGTCGCCAGCCATTGCTCACAGCACTCCCCAGCCTGCTGGAGCGACACCTATCCCGATTCCAGGTGGTGCCAACCCAAGAGTGGCGTCTCCTGCTCACTCCCCATCGCCCATTCCCCAGAGCCACcagagtggtggtgggcttgcCCAACGCGCTGGTGCCCCAGCTCAGGGTCCTGTCTTTGGCAGCTTCCCCGGCGACGCTGAT CGTCACATGAAGCAGCACGGTGCCGCTATGGCTCAGAGCCCACATGTTCGACGGGACTCCCAGGCTTCGGCCCATGGTGAGCACGGCGGCCCTGGTCACGGTCGTGGCAACTTCCAAGGTGGTCGCGGTGGACGTGGCAGCTTCAGCCACGGCCAtaacttcaacaacaaccccaacatgGGGTTTCCCCCAAACAACCGGAACTTCTCTGGTCCCAACGCTGGACATGCCGGTCGTGGAATGCCTGCGTATCGGGGCGGCTACCCTGcctctccccaacctcatcgTGCTAGCCCTGCTGGCACTCCCACCATGGCCCACGGAACTCCAGTAATGCAGCCGAACACTATGCAACCTGTTCCGCCCAACTATTACCCGCCTGCCATGAACATGTATCAACAACCA ATGAGCGCGCCGTACATGGATCCCTATCGGGCTCCTCCTTTCCAGCCATACATGGGCCAGGGTAACCCATACCTCCCTCCGGCCGGTGGCTTCAACCCAGGACAGCCAAACTTTGTGCCACAAGCGCCCTACCAGCCCCCTTCGGGTGCCCCTCCTATGTCCCGTAATGCTTCACAGATTTCAGATCGTCCAGCCTCGAGCACTGGCCCtgccccagctcctccctcgacccaAGGCACCCCCCAGCCACGAGCCGCCGCTGCGCCTGCGATTGTCAGCTCGACATTTGCTCGTCCCAAGAAGGGTGGCATTGTAATCAAGGACCCCAACGGTAATGTTCTCGACATCAACTCTATAAaggctcctccctcccccgccccaccGGTTACGCAGCAGTCTAAGACGCCTCCCGTAATCGCATCCACCCCAACTCCGCCCCCCAAGTCGGCGACTCCATCCCACGTGCGCAATGAAAGCGCCTCTAGCAAGACAATCGAGCAGGTTAGAAATGAGTTCAAGAACAAGGTAATGGGTTCCACCATCACGCCTGCCGAGTCCAAGGCGAAGGACGACGAagctgctgccaaggctgctgcgGACAAGGCCGCCGCTGAacaagctgctgctgaggccgaGGCTAAAGCtgccgccgagaagaaggctgctgaggagcaaaaggctgctgaggagcaaaaggctgctgaggagaagaaggctgctgccgaaaaggccgccgaggaggagcgacTCGccgctgagaagaaggctgccgaaGAGGctgaggaaaagaagaaggcggaagCCGAAGCCAAAGCTCAGGCTGAAGCCGAGGCAGGGGCTGCCAAGAAGCCAGcaacggaggaggagaagaaggagactGAGGAGGAATACATGGAGCGCATGATTcgggagatggaggaagaggatgcgAAGCGTGAAGCCGAACAGGCCGCGATCACCGCCAAGAAGGAAGCCGAAAAGGCAGCCCAGAAGGCCCTTGAAGAAGCCAAAAAGGCGGCTGAGAATAGCCCAGAAGCTCTCAGAGCCAAGGAACGCGAGATGGAGATCCTAGAGGAGCggagggagcaggagcggGCCAAGGGCGACTCCTCCAGTGTGGCCGAATTGCTCAGCAAGGACTTGAAGGAGCTTGCCATCAGCGAAAAGCCAGCTGCCGCGGCTCCCCCAGCCATCAAGACTGGCGCAGACAAACCCAAGGGCAAGCCTGCCGCTCTGAACCTGGCGCCCCTCAAGACTGCCCAGGTCGAGGCCCCTCAGCCAAGTGCCGCGCTGCAGTCCCTTCGTTCCGCCCGCTTCCTCCCAGGCGTGAAGTTGGACATTTATCCCGAGGGTGTCCGCTCACCCAATCCTGCTCTCAACGCTGCGGTGTCAAAGAAGGGCAAGGTCTTCAAATACGACGCTGCTTTTTTGCTGCAATTCAAGCAGGTGTTCACTGAGCAGCCTTCTATGGAGTTTCACCAACAGGTCAAGACTTTGATTGGCGACTCGGATCGTTCGGCCTCGGCCCGCACCCCGGGCGGCGGCTCCGGCCGTCAAGGTTCCCGCGCTGGTGCGTCGTCCGCTTTCCCTTCAGGCGGAGCCATGGGCCAGTTTGGCGCCAAACCACTTCCTCCTGGTACGACCTCGGAGCAACGGTTTGCCATGTCACAAGGCAGTCTGGGAGGAAGACCCCCCATGGGCACTATGGGCGGCTTTGGTCGTGGTGGTTTCCCTACGAGCATGAGCCGGAACCCTTCAGCTGCTGGAGGCTTGCCCTCTCCCCGCACCGGTAGCAGACGCGGAGGCAGCAAGAGAGAAGGGAACTTTAACAACGCAAAGGCCGAGGCCCAAGCTGCGAAGACTATGCCCCTTACTGCAGGCATGGAGCTCAAGCCCATTCAAGTCTCGGCGACGGGTTGGAAACCGACCAGCATCAACAAGCCTCAAGACCCGACCGCCGTGGCTCAAAATGGCCACATGGATCCCGAAATGGTGCAGcgcaaggtcaaggctgcCCTGAACAAGATGACTCCTGAGAAATTCGACAAAATTGCCGATCAAATCCTCACCATCGCCGCGCAGTCCAAGAACGAGCAGGACGGTCGGACACTTCGCCAAGTCATTCAGCTCACCTTCGAGAAGGCGACAGACGAAGCCCACTGGGCCTCCATGTATGCCAAGTTCTGCAAGCGCATGCTCGAGTCGATGAGCCCCGAGATCCGCGATGAGACTGTCACGGACAAACAGGGCAACGTTATCAGCGGTGGTCCCCTTTTCCGCAAATATCTCCTCAACCGCTGCCAGACTGAGTTCGAGCGAGGATGGAAGTCTaacctgcctcctcctcctgaggtcaaggagggcgatgagaagaagactgcCGAGGCGGCCATGCTCTCAGACGAATACTACATTGCTGCGGCTGCCAAGCGTCGCGGTCTCGGTCTCGTCCAGTTCATTGGTGAGCTCTTCAAGCTGGGTATGCTGACAGAGCGCATCATGCACGAGTGTGTTCGCAAGTTGCTCGAGTACCAGGATCTCCCTGATGAAGCCGAGATTGAATCTCTCACCAAGCTGCTCAGAACGATTGGTGGCACTCTGGATAGCACTGAGAAGGGCCGACCTATGATGGATGCCTATTTCCAGCGCATCGATTCCATGATGAATCTGCCGACTCTTCCCAGTCGTCTCAAGTTCATGCTCATGGACATTGTGGACTTGCGCCGCAGTGGCTGGCACTCCAAGGAGCAGAACAAGGGCCCCAAGACCCTCGAGGAAGTCCGCGCCGAG GccgaagctgctgctgcgcaaAAGGCAGCGGAAAATGCCCGCACCAACCAGCGCGGTGCCCCTGGTGGTCGCCCCATGGGTGGTCGTCAAGATTCGAGAAACTTCTCGTACGCTAATGCGGCTCCCAACACGGTGGCTAGCGACGATCTCCGTCGTCTGAAGGGCTCATCCAACCGCAGCTCCAGCCAGAACATGGCTTCATTCGGCCCGACCTCGATGTTCAACTCTAGAAGCAATAGCGGTAGACGCATGGGAGGACCCGGTGGTGCTTTTGGGCGTACCGGAGAGGATTCCGGTGTCTCCTCACGCACCGGGACACCCCCAGTTTCGCAGCGCGACTCGGTTGGCCACGCCAATGCATTTGC ACTTCTTGCTGAGGCTGATCACCCCGGTTCGCCTCCATCAGCGCACGCGTCGCCCGCTCTCCCCAAGGCGTCGCTCGACTCGACTGTCACCTCGGACAAGAAGGAGTAA